A DNA window from Mastomys coucha isolate ucsf_1 unplaced genomic scaffold, UCSF_Mcou_1 pScaffold21, whole genome shotgun sequence contains the following coding sequences:
- the LOC116100362 gene encoding vomeronasal type-1 receptor 4-like has protein sequence MKPENMVMGIIFILQTTVGILVNSSVLLHYLIPGFTGKGLKPKALIVKHLTLANSLSIISRGIPKIMTEFGMKYFLDNIGCKLVLYLYRVSRGVSLYMTCLLSCFQATTISSSTTKWMKLKHKAIEYMGPSCSLSWPMQLLLNVMILMRVTSSSNRKNATKKLTYGYCSASVSDTIATPLYMLLLSFSDVLCLSLMSWASIFMLSILYRHRRQVQYIHGAQHSLRISPEARATQTILILVCTFVTFYSISSIHVLYSALFGNQGLWVINIVSVLETCYPIFCSFVLISSNHSASRLYFHCWWKS, from the coding sequence ATGAAACCAGAGAATATGGTAATGGGTATAATCTTCATCCTACAGACTACAGTAGGAATCCTAGTTAATTCTTCAGTTCTGCTTCATtatttaatcccaggatttaCTGGGAAAGGTTTGAAACCCAAAGCCCTAATTGTAAAGCACTTGACTCTGGCCAACTCCTTGTCTATTATCTCTAGAGGAATTCCAAAGATAATGACAGAATTTGGTATGAAATATTTTCTGGATAACATTGGGTGTAAACTTGTACTTTACCTTTATAGAGTATCCCGGGGGGTTTCACTATATATGACATGTCTTTTGAGTTGTTTCCAAGCAACCACAATCAGCTCAAGCACCACCAAATGGATGAAGCTTAAACACAAAGCCATCGAGTACATGGGTCCTTCCTGCTCACTCAGTTGGCCTATGCAACTGCTTCTGAATGTCATGATACTTATGAGAGTGACAAGCTCTAGCAATAGAAAGAATGCCACTAAGAAACTGACCTATGGATACTGCTCAGCATCTGTTTCTGACACTATTGCAACTCCATTATATATGCTCTTGCTCAGCTTTTCTGATGTTCTGTGTTTGAGTCTCATGTCCTGGGCCAGTATCTTCATGCTGAGCATCCTCTACAGGCATAGAAGGCAGGTCCAGTACATCCATGGTGCCCAACATTCCCTGAGAATCTCTCCTGAGGCCAGGGCCACCCAAACCATCCTGATCCTTGTGTGCACTTTTGTCACCTTCTACTCTATCTCTTCCATCCATGTTCTATATTCAGCCTTATTTGGTAATCAAGGACTGTGGGTTATCAACATTGTCTCAGTTTTAGAAACCTGCTATCCTATATTTTGCTCCTTTGTGCTCATTAGTAGTAACCACTCCGCTTCTAGGCTCTATTTTCACTGTTGGTGGAAAAGTTAA
- the LOC116100363 gene encoding vomeronasal type-1 receptor 4-like yields the protein MWLNLFISGEKNMAPEDLPVGILFFSQTAVGILGNWSFLLHYVMSVITGKNLMPKDQILKHLTLANFFVIISRVTPHIMVQLGLQNLLDDLLCKLTLYSNRVARGVSLHCTCLLSCFQAITISLSHSRLMILTHSVSKYMIQFCSVSWLLHLLLNIKTAVDVIGPNTIKNVTRKIKLGYCSAFAFGNSVTGLHLFFVCFTDGLCLSIMVSASVSMVNILYRHKSQLQYIHSAQHLCRVSPEDKATKTILILVCTFVLSYSMSFILIIYTVVFDNPRLWIINIFTFLDTCFPTVCPFILISNNHSTPKNPFPCCSRRIFTMITCVL from the coding sequence ATGTGGTTAAATTTGTTTATCTCAGGTGAAAAGAACATGGCTCCTGAGGACTTGCCAGTGGggattttgttcttttctcagaCAGCTGTGGGAATCCTTGGCAACTGGTCATTTCTTCTTCATTATGTCATGTCTGTAATCACTGGAAAAAATCTGATGCCCAAAGACCAGATTTTAAAGCATCTCACTTTAGCCAATTTCTTTGTTATTATCTCAAGAGTAACACCTCACATAATGGTACAGCTGGGGTTGCAGAATCTCTTGGATGACCTCTTATGTAAACTTACTCTCTACAGCAATCGAGTGGCCCGGGGCGTTTCCTTGCACTGCACCTGCCTGTTGAGTTGCTTCCAAGCAATCACAATCAGCCTCAGTCACTCCAGGCTGATGATACTTACACACTCTGTTTCCAAATACATGATTCAGTTCTGCTCTGTAAGCTGGCTTCTACATCTGCTTCTGAACATCAAGACAGCTGTAGATGTGATTGGACCAAATACTATTAAAAATGTCACCAGGAAAATCAAGTTGGGATACTGTTCAGCATTTGCTTTTGGCAATAGTGTTACTGGACtacatttgttctttgtttgtttcactgATGGTCTGTGTTTGAGCATCATGGTATCAGCCAGTGTCTCCATGGTAAACATTCTCTATAGGCACAAGAGTCAGCTACAGTATATCCACAGTGCCCAGCATCTCTGCAGAGTCTCCCCTGAAGACAAAGCCACAAAAACTATCTTGATTCTTGTGTGTACCTTTGTCCTCTCCTACTCAATGTCTTTCATACTCATTATCTATACTGTGGTTTTTGACAATCCAAGACTGTGGAtaataaacatatttacattCTTAGACACATGCTTTCCCACAGTTTGTCCCTTCATCCTTATCAGTAATAACCATTCTACTCCCAAGAACCCTTTTCCCTGCTGTAGCAGAAGGATATTTACAATGATCACTTGTGTGTTATGA